In the genome of Pseudarthrobacter sp. IC2-21, one region contains:
- a CDS encoding MaoC family dehydratase, producing MSAAQPVILGEVPSLSKLYVNAAAQAARRRILGTHGTSTLPETGHEVRGVRADVANLTAYQHLIGLTARDTLPAGYLHALAFPLAMSVMNRDDFPLPLLGMVHLSNYIEQRSPVIFTDLLDISARVENLRGHRAGTQLDVIAEIRSAGRPDIRWTGRSTYLAKGVFLPGIDVPSPQNGRPDFAPPHPTAVWDLGVETGRAYAAVSGDFNPIHLSALSAKALGMRRSIAHGMYLASRALADVGPVKGESFGWDVTFDAPVYLPGRVALEITTGQAPGGGWERSGYVAWNPRSGRKHFRGSVAPL from the coding sequence GTGAGTGCCGCGCAGCCGGTGATCCTGGGGGAGGTGCCCTCTCTTTCGAAACTGTATGTCAATGCCGCCGCGCAGGCGGCGCGCCGCCGCATCCTGGGGACGCATGGCACCTCAACCCTCCCGGAAACCGGCCATGAGGTACGCGGTGTCAGGGCCGACGTCGCAAATTTGACCGCCTACCAGCACCTGATCGGTCTGACCGCGCGGGATACGCTGCCCGCCGGCTACCTCCACGCGCTTGCTTTCCCGCTGGCCATGAGCGTGATGAACCGGGACGATTTCCCCTTGCCGCTGCTGGGGATGGTCCACTTGAGCAATTACATCGAGCAACGCTCGCCCGTGATCTTCACAGATCTCCTCGACATCAGCGCCAGGGTGGAGAACCTGCGCGGGCACCGGGCCGGGACCCAACTGGACGTCATCGCCGAGATCAGGAGTGCCGGTAGGCCGGACATCCGCTGGACGGGCCGCTCGACCTACCTCGCCAAAGGAGTGTTCCTGCCAGGCATCGACGTACCGTCACCCCAGAACGGCCGGCCCGATTTTGCGCCGCCGCACCCGACGGCGGTGTGGGACCTCGGGGTGGAAACAGGACGGGCGTACGCGGCCGTTTCGGGTGACTTCAATCCGATCCACCTGAGCGCGCTGTCGGCCAAGGCCCTGGGCATGCGGCGCTCCATCGCGCACGGGATGTACCTGGCATCCAGGGCCCTCGCCGACGTGGGGCCGGTGAAGGGCGAGTCGTTCGGCTGGGACGTGACCTTCGATGCGCCCGTCTATCTGCCCGGGCGGGTTGCGCTGGAAATCACCACCGGCCAGGCGCCGGGCGGAGGGTGGGAACGGTCCGGCTATGTGGCATGGAACCCCCGCTCCGGCCGCAAGCATTTCAGGGGTTCCGTGGCGCCACTCTAA
- a CDS encoding FUSC family protein has protein sequence MAGLSTAFTLQRLQLAAKSALAAGVAFAIAPLMPGSAAEYPYYAPLGALVAMYHNVAGSVRQGLQTLVGLAIGIGLAFVLVSISDPSPLAVAVFMGIGVLLGGLPRIGSGSDWIPTAALLVLLVGGSNADSFSFGYLIQMGAGVAVGIAVNFLVFPPLHFAAAANSLGQLRLALGRQLTDMAAALTEQWPPEHEDWSRRSDELAEAARTVRHLVQEADESRRANPRRRFHPRDLDLDYRNLRDLERVTFHIQDMTEVLSDVIWADDVPYEVPFEDSKPLAAALDSTGQLLASFHHDDEPEQRRLFAAAKSAVEACMAGSDGSSTDGAVTASESILLSLHRILRAVRPAA, from the coding sequence ATTGCCGGTCTCTCCACTGCCTTCACCCTCCAGCGCCTGCAGCTGGCGGCAAAGTCAGCGCTGGCAGCCGGCGTGGCCTTCGCCATAGCACCGCTGATGCCCGGCTCCGCCGCCGAGTATCCCTACTACGCCCCCCTGGGCGCTCTGGTGGCGATGTACCACAATGTTGCCGGATCAGTCCGGCAGGGCCTTCAAACGCTGGTCGGGCTGGCCATCGGCATCGGGCTGGCCTTTGTCCTGGTCAGCATCAGTGATCCGTCGCCGCTTGCCGTGGCTGTTTTCATGGGCATAGGAGTCCTGCTGGGCGGCCTGCCCCGGATTGGCTCCGGCAGTGATTGGATCCCGACGGCGGCGCTACTGGTGCTCTTGGTGGGCGGAAGCAATGCGGACTCCTTTTCCTTCGGCTACCTCATCCAGATGGGCGCCGGAGTGGCCGTTGGCATTGCCGTCAATTTCCTTGTCTTTCCGCCACTGCACTTTGCTGCCGCCGCCAACAGCCTGGGCCAACTCCGGCTGGCACTGGGCAGGCAGCTGACCGACATGGCGGCGGCCCTGACGGAACAATGGCCGCCCGAGCATGAGGACTGGTCCCGCCGCTCCGACGAGCTGGCGGAAGCGGCACGGACGGTTCGCCATCTTGTGCAGGAGGCTGATGAAAGCCGGCGGGCCAATCCGCGCCGGCGGTTCCATCCGCGGGACCTGGACCTCGATTACCGTAACCTGCGCGATCTCGAACGGGTCACGTTCCACATCCAGGACATGACCGAAGTCCTCTCCGATGTCATCTGGGCTGACGACGTTCCCTACGAGGTGCCCTTCGAGGACAGCAAACCGCTGGCCGCAGCGCTGGACAGCACGGGACAACTGCTGGCCTCGTTCCACCATGACGACGAGCCGGAGCAGCGGCGCCTCTTCGCTGCGGCGAAGTCTGCAGTGGAGGCTTGTATGGCCGGGTCCGACGGGAGCAGCACTGACGGCGCCGTGACGGCGTCCGAATCCATCCTCCTGAGCCTGCACCGCATTCTCCGCGCCGTTCGTCCAGCCGCTTAG
- a CDS encoding glutathione S-transferase family protein — translation MSQEPAGTQPAPTPTDDTTDSHLDNGGNHSTKGAYVTGGAEFNRDTNYIEDRITKDGRPGENGEPGWPVEPGRYRLIAARACPWANRTVIVRRLLGLEEAISLGQPGPTHDARSWTFDLDPGGVDPVLGIERLQSAYFRRFPDYPRGITVPAIVEVASGEVVTNNFPQITLDFATEWKQFHRPGAPDLYPEHLRQEIDTVNKRVFTEVNNGVYRCGFAGSQEAYDSAYARLWTALDWLEERLTGQRYLVGDTITEADVRLFTTLARFDAVYHGHFKCNRQKLTEMPALWGYARDLFQTPGFGDTIDFVQIKQHYYIVHEDINPTGIVPQGPDLSNWLEPHGREALGGRPFGDGTPPGPVRPGEEVAPGHGASADPEGIS, via the coding sequence ATGAGCCAGGAACCAGCGGGCACCCAGCCCGCCCCCACACCCACCGACGACACCACGGACAGCCACCTCGACAATGGTGGAAACCACAGCACCAAAGGCGCCTATGTAACCGGTGGCGCGGAGTTCAACCGCGACACCAACTACATCGAGGACCGGATCACGAAGGACGGCCGCCCGGGTGAGAATGGCGAACCTGGCTGGCCGGTGGAGCCGGGCCGCTACCGGCTCATCGCCGCACGGGCCTGCCCGTGGGCGAACCGGACGGTAATTGTGCGCCGGCTGTTGGGCCTGGAGGAAGCCATATCCCTCGGCCAGCCCGGGCCCACCCACGATGCGCGGTCGTGGACCTTTGACCTGGATCCGGGCGGCGTGGACCCCGTACTGGGCATTGAACGCCTTCAGAGTGCCTACTTCCGGCGGTTCCCGGATTATCCCCGGGGCATTACCGTGCCGGCCATTGTGGAGGTGGCCAGCGGCGAAGTGGTCACGAACAACTTCCCGCAGATCACCCTGGACTTCGCGACCGAATGGAAGCAGTTCCACCGGCCCGGCGCCCCGGACCTCTACCCCGAGCACCTCCGTCAGGAAATTGACACGGTCAACAAGCGAGTCTTCACCGAAGTCAACAACGGGGTTTACCGTTGCGGATTTGCCGGGTCCCAGGAGGCGTACGACTCTGCCTATGCGCGGCTCTGGACCGCACTGGACTGGCTGGAGGAACGCCTGACGGGCCAGCGGTACCTGGTCGGTGACACCATCACCGAGGCCGACGTCCGGCTCTTCACCACCCTCGCCCGCTTCGATGCCGTCTACCACGGCCACTTCAAGTGCAACCGGCAGAAACTCACCGAAATGCCCGCACTTTGGGGCTACGCGCGCGATCTGTTTCAGACGCCCGGATTCGGCGACACCATCGATTTTGTCCAGATCAAACAGCACTACTACATCGTTCACGAGGACATCAACCCCACAGGAATCGTGCCGCAGGGCCCGGACCTGTCCAACTGGTTGGAGCCCCACGGCAGGGAAGCACTGGGCGGCAGGCCCTTCGGCGACGGCACTCCCCCGGGTCCCGTGCGGCCCGGCGAGGAGGTCGCGCCGGGCCATGGTGCCTCTGCAGACCCGGAAGGGATTTCCTGA
- a CDS encoding M50 family metallopeptidase → MSSEELWHRVLEIFSRTAVPQVTLAELAIVFVLATALSIPRATWKYFGLLATATHELGHAFAAVMSGQRLGGIKLQLDHSGTTTSYSRGRLAAVWSGFWGYPVPAVTGAALVTSGFGGWGPAALATGTLILIASLLFIRNFAGIVITVTAITGGALLVIFVPHAFTGHVAICLGVALLVAAVRDLAKLTNVHLRRRDRLASSDAYILYRATSVPSGVWIAMFLAVVAGCWLVAWQPISSILAAGA, encoded by the coding sequence TTGAGTTCCGAAGAACTGTGGCACCGCGTCCTCGAGATCTTTAGCCGGACCGCGGTCCCCCAAGTCACGCTGGCCGAACTCGCCATCGTCTTCGTGCTGGCGACTGCCTTGTCCATCCCGCGGGCCACCTGGAAGTACTTCGGACTCCTTGCGACCGCCACCCACGAACTCGGTCATGCCTTCGCAGCCGTCATGAGCGGACAAAGGCTTGGCGGAATCAAGCTGCAACTGGACCACTCCGGGACCACCACCAGTTACAGCCGGGGCCGGCTGGCAGCTGTGTGGTCAGGATTCTGGGGCTATCCCGTTCCCGCCGTAACCGGTGCTGCCCTGGTGACATCCGGGTTCGGCGGCTGGGGTCCCGCGGCCCTGGCCACCGGAACCCTCATCCTCATAGCATCGCTACTGTTCATCAGGAACTTCGCCGGCATCGTGATTACCGTTACGGCGATCACAGGCGGCGCGCTGCTGGTGATCTTCGTCCCGCACGCCTTCACCGGCCACGTGGCCATCTGCCTCGGGGTGGCCCTGCTGGTCGCCGCGGTCCGCGATCTCGCCAAACTCACCAATGTTCATCTGCGGCGCCGCGACCGGCTGGCCAGTTCCGATGCGTATATTCTGTACCGCGCAACTTCAGTCCCCTCCGGCGTCTGGATTGCAATGTTCCTCGCTGTTGTTGCCGGCTGCTGGCTGGTGGCATGGCAGCCCATATCTTCAATTCTGGCCGCGGGAGCCTAG
- a CDS encoding GatB/YqeY domain-containing protein yields the protein MTSLKDRLHADVVTHMKERNKTALTTVRNVLGEIETREKSGKTPVELDDAQVTALLQKEAAKRRDTAKIYTDAGEAGRAAAEIAEAEVIEGYLPSPLTAAEVEAIVDETIAGLRSEGVEPGLRQLGAVMKPVTAKIAGRFDGKAVSEIVRSRLA from the coding sequence GTGACCAGCCTGAAAGACCGCCTGCACGCGGACGTTGTGACCCACATGAAGGAGCGGAATAAGACCGCACTGACGACGGTGCGCAACGTCCTTGGCGAGATCGAAACGCGGGAAAAGTCGGGCAAAACGCCCGTCGAACTGGACGACGCCCAGGTGACAGCGCTGCTGCAGAAGGAAGCGGCCAAGCGGCGGGACACGGCAAAGATCTACACGGACGCCGGCGAGGCCGGAAGGGCCGCCGCGGAGATCGCCGAGGCCGAAGTCATTGAGGGCTACCTGCCCAGCCCGCTGACGGCCGCCGAAGTGGAGGCGATCGTTGATGAGACCATTGCCGGGCTGCGGTCCGAAGGTGTGGAGCCCGGTCTGCGCCAGCTGGGAGCCGTCATGAAGCCGGTAACCGCGAAGATCGCCGGCCGCTTTGATGGAAAAGCCGTCAGCGAGATTGTCCGCAGCCGTTTGGCCTGA
- a CDS encoding DUF4193 domain-containing protein produces MATDYDELRSDVKESQDNSLEALQSANAPDARSVVLELDEADGLDGAGVPGGEFVAEELVVQVIPQAEDEFTCYSCFLVRHRSQIARQKDGHSYCTDCEG; encoded by the coding sequence GTGGCAACCGATTACGATGAACTTCGCTCCGACGTCAAGGAGTCGCAGGACAACTCGCTCGAGGCACTGCAGTCCGCCAACGCACCGGACGCGCGCAGCGTGGTGCTCGAGCTCGATGAAGCAGACGGGCTGGACGGCGCCGGTGTCCCGGGAGGCGAATTCGTTGCCGAGGAACTGGTCGTGCAGGTTATCCCCCAGGCCGAGGACGAATTCACCTGCTACTCCTGCTTCCTTGTCCGTCACCGCTCGCAGATTGCACGGCAGAAGGACGGCCACAGCTACTGCACGGACTGCGAAGGCTAA